In one window of Azoarcus olearius DNA:
- the pgeF gene encoding peptidoglycan editing factor PgeF gives MTTFPLSLASTVIVPAWPLPPGVRALLTTRRGGHSAAPYDGFNLGTHVGDRPADVAANRALLQTALPAAPCWLDQVHGVDVADADCAHGVPVADAAVARRPGVVCAVMTADCLPVLFSDDAGTVVAAAHAGWRGLAAGVLEATVARMAVPPAHILAWLGPAIGPAAFEVGDEVRAAFVSADAGAASAFHPAGTSGKWLADLFQLARRRLAAMGVMHVHGGDTCTYSDAARFYSYRRDGATGRFASLIWREDHA, from the coding sequence ATGACCACGTTTCCCCTGTCTCTGGCGTCAACCGTCATCGTTCCGGCGTGGCCCTTGCCGCCCGGAGTGCGCGCCTTGCTGACCACACGTCGGGGCGGGCACAGCGCTGCACCCTATGACGGCTTCAATCTGGGCACCCACGTGGGCGATCGGCCGGCGGACGTGGCCGCGAACCGGGCGCTGTTGCAGACCGCGCTACCCGCCGCGCCGTGCTGGCTTGACCAGGTGCACGGCGTCGATGTCGCGGACGCGGATTGCGCGCACGGCGTGCCGGTTGCCGATGCGGCGGTCGCGCGGCGACCCGGCGTTGTCTGCGCGGTGATGACCGCAGATTGCCTGCCGGTGTTGTTCAGCGACGACGCGGGAACCGTGGTGGCCGCGGCGCACGCCGGGTGGCGGGGGCTTGCCGCCGGAGTGCTCGAAGCGACGGTGGCGCGGATGGCGGTGCCGCCGGCTCACATCCTGGCCTGGCTCGGGCCGGCCATCGGCCCGGCTGCGTTCGAGGTCGGTGACGAGGTGCGGGCCGCTTTCGTCAGTGCGGATGCGGGCGCGGCCAGCGCCTTCCATCCGGCGGGAACGTCGGGAAAGTGGCTGGCCGATCTTTTCCAGCTCGCACGCCGTCGCCTTGCCGCCATGGGCGTCATGCACGTCCACGGCGGCGACACCTGTACGTATTCCGACGCTGCGCGCTTCTATTCCTATCGGCGCGACGGCGCGACGGGGCGCTTTGCATCCTTGATCTGGCGCGAAGACCATGCGTAA
- a CDS encoding PHA/PHB synthase family protein has translation MSNSNEGQAAAAMQAMLLAGQAMAQTFFDNIAKQHSAVADSGGGGVPPLPLPETETFSRLQHDFAEKHLALWSSMLGRKPQQPVAPVVKAVEADKRFNAPEWADSPVFDYVRQAYMLNAGFLKEVADALPIADGRAKSRIQFLTRQYIDALAPTNFAATNPEFIRTALETRGESITTGVRNLIADLEKGRISMTDDEAFEVGRNLAVSPGAVIYQNELIQLIQYAPLTDKVAQVPLLIVPPCINKFYILDLQPENSLVRFLVEQGHTVFLVSWKNVRPDEGNFTWDDYLDKGVFAALDVVRAVTRVKKPNVLGFCVGGTILTSALAVARARGEDPVQSLTLMTTLLDFADAGELGCLVDEASVAAREAAIGKGGILRGQELANVFSSLRANDLVWQYVVGNYLKGQKPQAFDLLYWNSDSTNLPGPFLTWYLRNMYLENNLRVPGKLKMLGHKVDLGKVDAPAYVMAAREDHIVPWASSYLGRHLLGGETTFVLGASGHIAGAINPASKNRRSYWTSDAKSADPEEWLEQAVENKGSWWLHWAQWLTAHRGKTVAARGRLGNAKYAPIEPAPGRYVKDKA, from the coding sequence ATGTCCAATTCGAACGAAGGGCAGGCGGCTGCGGCCATGCAGGCGATGCTCCTGGCGGGCCAGGCCATGGCCCAGACATTTTTCGACAATATCGCCAAACAGCACTCGGCCGTGGCGGATTCCGGCGGGGGAGGCGTGCCGCCGCTGCCACTGCCCGAAACCGAAACCTTCTCCCGTCTCCAGCACGATTTCGCCGAGAAGCACCTCGCCCTGTGGTCGTCGATGCTCGGGCGCAAACCGCAGCAGCCGGTTGCCCCCGTCGTGAAGGCGGTCGAGGCAGACAAGCGCTTCAACGCCCCGGAATGGGCCGACAGCCCGGTGTTCGACTATGTCCGCCAGGCCTACATGTTGAACGCGGGTTTCCTGAAGGAGGTTGCGGATGCCTTGCCGATTGCCGATGGCCGCGCGAAATCCCGCATCCAGTTCCTGACCCGGCAGTACATCGATGCGCTCGCGCCGACCAACTTTGCTGCGACCAATCCCGAGTTCATCCGTACCGCACTCGAAACGCGCGGCGAAAGCATCACGACCGGGGTCAGGAACCTGATTGCCGACCTCGAGAAGGGCCGGATCTCGATGACCGACGACGAGGCGTTCGAGGTCGGCCGCAACCTGGCGGTGTCGCCGGGTGCGGTGATCTATCAGAACGAACTCATCCAGCTGATCCAGTACGCGCCGCTGACCGACAAGGTGGCCCAGGTTCCGCTGCTGATCGTGCCGCCCTGCATCAACAAGTTCTACATCCTCGATCTCCAGCCGGAGAATTCGCTGGTGCGCTTCCTCGTCGAGCAAGGGCACACGGTGTTCCTGGTGTCGTGGAAGAACGTCCGGCCGGACGAGGGCAACTTCACCTGGGATGACTATCTCGACAAGGGCGTGTTCGCCGCGCTCGACGTCGTGCGCGCGGTCACGCGCGTCAAAAAGCCGAACGTGCTGGGCTTCTGCGTCGGCGGCACCATTCTGACCTCGGCACTCGCCGTCGCCCGCGCGCGCGGGGAGGACCCGGTGCAGAGCCTGACCCTGATGACCACGCTGCTCGATTTCGCCGATGCGGGCGAACTGGGTTGCCTGGTGGACGAGGCGAGCGTGGCGGCGCGCGAGGCCGCGATTGGCAAGGGCGGCATCCTGCGGGGACAGGAACTGGCCAACGTGTTTTCGTCGCTGCGCGCCAACGATCTCGTCTGGCAATACGTGGTCGGCAACTATCTGAAGGGGCAGAAGCCGCAGGCCTTCGACCTGCTGTACTGGAATTCGGACTCCACCAACCTGCCGGGGCCGTTCCTGACCTGGTACCTGCGCAACATGTATCTGGAGAACAACCTGCGCGTGCCGGGCAAGCTCAAGATGCTTGGCCACAAGGTCGACCTCGGCAAGGTGGATGCGCCTGCCTATGTGATGGCCGCGCGCGAGGACCACATCGTTCCGTGGGCGAGTTCCTATCTCGGTCGCCACCTGCTTGGGGGAGAAACGACCTTCGTGCTGGGCGCCAGCGGTCATATCGCCGGGGCTATCAACCCGGCCTCGAAGAATCGCCGCAGCTACTGGACCAGCGACGCGAAGAGTGCGGACCCCGAGGAGTGGCTGGAGCAGGCGGTCGAGAACAAAGGGTCGTGGTGGCTGCACTGGGCGCAGTGGTTGACCGCGCATCGGGGGAAGACCGTGGCCGCTCGCGGTCGGTTGGGCAATGCAAAGTACGCGCCTATCGAGCCCGCTCCTGGGCGTTATGTGAAGGACAAGGCCTAG
- a CDS encoding beta-ketoacyl-ACP reductase — MSRVALVTGGMGGLGEAICIKLAALGYRVVTTYSPGNSKAAEWLQAMNNMGYGFRGYPCDVSDFDSCKACIAQVTEEVGPIDVLVNNAGITRDMTFKKMTKADWDAVISTNLDSVFNMTKQVMDGMVERKWGRVINVSSVNGQKGAFGQTNYSAAKAGMHGFTKALALEVARSGVTVNTISPGYIGTKMVMAIPQEILESKILPQIPVSRLGKPEEIAGLVAYLSSDEAAFVTGANISINGGQHMF, encoded by the coding sequence ATGTCTCGAGTCGCACTGGTTACTGGCGGGATGGGCGGACTGGGTGAAGCGATCTGCATCAAGCTCGCAGCACTCGGCTACCGTGTGGTGACCACCTACTCGCCCGGTAACAGCAAGGCTGCCGAATGGCTTCAGGCCATGAACAACATGGGCTACGGCTTCAGGGGCTACCCCTGCGACGTGTCCGATTTCGATTCGTGCAAGGCCTGCATCGCGCAGGTCACCGAAGAGGTCGGTCCGATCGACGTGTTGGTGAACAACGCGGGTATTACCCGTGACATGACGTTCAAGAAGATGACCAAGGCCGACTGGGACGCGGTGATCAGCACCAACCTGGATTCGGTGTTCAACATGACCAAGCAGGTCATGGACGGCATGGTCGAGCGCAAGTGGGGGCGGGTGATCAACGTGTCGTCCGTCAATGGCCAGAAGGGAGCGTTCGGGCAGACGAACTACTCCGCCGCGAAGGCGGGTATGCACGGCTTCACCAAGGCGCTGGCACTGGAAGTCGCGCGCAGTGGCGTCACCGTCAATACCATCTCGCCGGGTTACATCGGTACCAAGATGGTGATGGCGATTCCCCAGGAGATCCTGGAGTCCAAGATCCTGCCGCAGATCCCGGTATCCCGCCTCGGCAAGCCCGAGGAAATCGCCGGGCTGGTGGCGTATCTGTCGTCCGACGAGGCGGCTTTCGTAACCGGCGCCAACATCTCCATCAACGGCGGCCAGCACATGTTCTGA
- a CDS encoding beta-ketoacyl-ACP reductase, producing the protein MSQKVALVTGAMGGLGTAICQSLAKDGIKVVANCLPGFPQKDEWLAKQKELGFDFVAAEGDVSDYESCKAMVEKIEAEVGPVDVLVNNAGITRDKFFPKMEKGQWDAVINTNLNSLFNVTHHISPKMAERGWGRIINISSVNGVKGQAGQANYSTAKAGVLGFTKALAQELATKGVTVNAIAPGYIGTDMVMAIRDDIRQAITDSVPMKRLGKPEEIGGLCSYLASELAGYITGSTININGGLHMC; encoded by the coding sequence ATGAGCCAGAAAGTCGCACTCGTTACCGGCGCCATGGGCGGCCTGGGCACTGCAATTTGTCAGTCGCTCGCCAAGGATGGCATCAAGGTAGTGGCCAACTGTCTGCCCGGCTTTCCCCAGAAGGACGAGTGGCTGGCGAAGCAGAAGGAACTTGGCTTCGACTTCGTCGCCGCGGAAGGCGACGTGTCCGACTACGAGTCCTGCAAGGCCATGGTCGAAAAGATCGAGGCTGAAGTCGGGCCGGTCGACGTCCTGGTGAACAACGCCGGCATTACCCGCGACAAGTTCTTCCCGAAGATGGAGAAGGGCCAGTGGGATGCGGTTATCAACACCAATCTCAACAGCCTGTTCAACGTTACCCACCACATCTCGCCGAAAATGGCCGAGCGTGGCTGGGGACGGATCATCAACATTTCCTCGGTCAATGGCGTGAAGGGCCAGGCCGGCCAGGCCAACTACTCCACCGCCAAGGCGGGTGTGCTCGGCTTCACCAAGGCGCTTGCGCAGGAACTCGCCACCAAGGGCGTCACCGTCAATGCGATCGCCCCGGGTTACATCGGCACTGACATGGTGATGGCGATCCGCGACGACATTCGCCAGGCGATCACCGATTCGGTCCCGATGAAGCGCCTCGGCAAGCCGGAAGAAATCGGCGGCCTGTGTTCCTACCTCGCGTCCGAACTCGCCGGCTACATCACCGGTTCCACCATCAACATCAATGGTGGCCTGCATATGTGCTGA
- the phaR gene encoding polyhydroxyalkanoate synthesis repressor PhaR → MAEQPRLIKKYPNRRLYDTRTSSYITLADVKELVLGHEEFQVVDAKTNEDLTRSILLQIILEEEAGGAPMFTSDLLAHMIRFYGNAMQGMMGKYLENNIKAFTDMQGKLQEQARSIYGDNSPVGQDLWAQFLNFQGPALQSMMGTYVEQSKRMFQQMQEQVESQTRNMFTGFQFPTYAKGTAKDDAGDKTERTGKAEDATAAGKGSTDK, encoded by the coding sequence ATGGCTGAACAGCCGCGCCTGATCAAGAAGTACCCGAACCGCCGCCTGTACGACACCCGCACCAGTTCCTACATCACGCTTGCCGACGTCAAGGAACTCGTGCTGGGCCATGAGGAATTCCAGGTCGTCGATGCGAAGACCAACGAAGACCTGACCCGCAGCATCCTGCTGCAGATCATCCTCGAAGAAGAGGCCGGTGGGGCGCCGATGTTCACGAGCGACCTGCTTGCGCACATGATCCGGTTCTACGGCAATGCGATGCAGGGCATGATGGGCAAGTACCTTGAGAACAACATCAAGGCCTTTACCGACATGCAGGGCAAGCTGCAGGAGCAGGCACGTTCGATCTACGGCGACAACAGCCCGGTCGGACAGGACCTGTGGGCCCAGTTCCTGAACTTCCAGGGGCCGGCGCTGCAAAGCATGATGGGCACCTACGTCGAGCAATCGAAGCGGATGTTCCAGCAGATGCAGGAGCAGGTCGAGAGCCAGACCCGCAACATGTTCACCGGCTTCCAGTTCCCCACCTATGCGAAGGGAACGGCGAAGGACGACGCCGGCGACAAGACCGAGCGGACCGGTAAGGCGGAAGACGCCACCGCTGCCGGCAAGGGCAGTACCGACAAGTAA
- the rimO gene encoding 30S ribosomal protein S12 methylthiotransferase RimO has product MSNIKTQDVPRVGFVSLGCPKATSDSEHILTRLRAEGYEISGSYDAADLVVVNTCGFIDAAVEESLDAIGEALAENGRVIVTGCLGAKDDVILAAHPQVLAVTGPHATEEVMQAVHRHLPKPHDPFSDLVPPQGIRLTPQHYAYLKISEGCNHRCTFCIIPSMRGDLVSRPIHDVMREAEALADAGVKELLVISQDTSAYGVDVKYRTGFWGGKPVKTRLYDLANALGELGIWIRMHYVYPYPSVDDLIPLMAEGKILPYLDVPFQHASPRILKAMKRPANAENVLERVRKWREICPDLTIRSTFITGFPGETEEDFEQLLQFLEAAQLDRVGAFAYSPVEGAAANDLPDAVPDEVREERRARLMDFQEDISTLRLEAKIGREMTVLVDDVDEEGALARSPGDAPEIDGLVVIPDGEGLAPGDFARVRITDCDIHDLYAERVA; this is encoded by the coding sequence ATGAGCAATATCAAGACCCAGGACGTGCCGCGCGTCGGCTTCGTATCCCTCGGGTGCCCGAAGGCGACTTCGGATTCGGAACACATCCTCACGCGCCTGCGGGCCGAAGGGTACGAAATCTCCGGCAGCTATGACGCCGCGGATCTGGTCGTGGTGAATACCTGCGGCTTCATCGACGCGGCCGTCGAGGAGTCGCTGGATGCGATCGGTGAGGCCCTGGCGGAGAACGGTCGGGTGATCGTCACCGGTTGTCTTGGCGCAAAGGACGACGTCATCCTTGCGGCTCATCCCCAGGTTCTTGCGGTGACCGGGCCGCATGCCACGGAAGAGGTGATGCAGGCTGTCCATCGCCACCTTCCCAAGCCGCACGACCCGTTTTCCGACCTGGTGCCACCGCAGGGGATCCGGCTCACGCCGCAGCATTACGCGTACCTGAAGATTTCCGAGGGCTGCAACCATCGGTGCACCTTCTGCATCATCCCCTCGATGCGCGGCGATCTGGTAAGCCGGCCCATTCACGATGTCATGCGGGAGGCCGAGGCGCTCGCCGATGCTGGCGTGAAGGAGTTGCTGGTCATTTCCCAGGACACCTCGGCCTACGGCGTCGACGTCAAGTACCGCACCGGCTTCTGGGGCGGAAAGCCCGTGAAGACGAGGCTTTACGATCTTGCCAACGCCCTGGGCGAACTGGGCATCTGGATCCGGATGCACTACGTCTACCCGTATCCCAGTGTCGATGACCTGATTCCGCTGATGGCGGAAGGAAAGATACTGCCCTATCTCGACGTGCCCTTCCAGCATGCGAGCCCGCGCATCCTCAAGGCGATGAAGCGCCCCGCCAATGCAGAAAACGTGCTGGAGCGCGTCCGCAAGTGGCGGGAGATCTGCCCGGATCTTACGATCCGCTCGACCTTCATCACCGGCTTTCCGGGGGAGACGGAGGAGGACTTCGAGCAACTCCTGCAGTTTCTGGAGGCGGCGCAGCTCGACCGGGTGGGTGCGTTTGCCTACTCGCCGGTGGAAGGCGCCGCGGCCAACGACTTGCCGGATGCCGTCCCCGACGAGGTCCGTGAAGAGCGCCGCGCGCGCCTGATGGATTTCCAGGAAGACATCTCGACGCTGCGCCTCGAGGCCAAGATCGGCCGTGAGATGACGGTACTGGTGGATGATGTCGACGAGGAGGGGGCGCTTGCGCGTTCGCCCGGAGATGCGCCTGAAATCGACGGTCTCGTCGTGATCCCGGACGGCGAGGGACTGGCGCCGGGAGACTTCGCCCGTGTCCGCATCACCGATTGCGATATCCATGATCTCTACGCGGAGCGGGTGGCCTAG
- the rssA gene encoding patatin-like phospholipase RssA yields the protein MDGLPSLNPSERPVIGLALGSGAARGWAHLGVLRALAADGIVPDVVCGCSIGAFVGAAAASGDLGKITDWAQSLKWQDVVSLLDVSLRGGLIKGERLIQFFQRNFVDRDFSELPTRFACVATELGSGREIWLHEGSVSAAVRASIALPGLMTPVLYRGKVLVDGGLVNPVPVSLCRAMGADLVIAVDLGSDMVGRAWKHAAVEPAPIEETESGWSDRLLARFRFGAAAGPNSAVEANLPSLITVLSSSINVMQVRIARSRLAGEPADVLVSPRVGQLGLLDYHRAAEAIAEGEAAVARVRPLLDYALGRAGSA from the coding sequence CTGGACGGTCTGCCCAGTCTGAACCCATCCGAGCGCCCCGTCATTGGTCTGGCGCTGGGGAGCGGTGCAGCCCGCGGTTGGGCCCATCTCGGGGTGCTGCGCGCCCTCGCGGCGGACGGAATCGTGCCGGATGTCGTATGCGGTTGTTCGATCGGTGCGTTCGTCGGTGCGGCCGCGGCCTCCGGCGACCTCGGCAAGATCACCGACTGGGCCCAGTCGCTGAAGTGGCAGGATGTGGTGTCCTTGCTCGACGTCAGTCTGCGCGGCGGGCTGATCAAGGGCGAGCGGCTGATCCAGTTCTTCCAGCGCAATTTCGTCGACCGCGACTTTTCGGAGCTGCCCACCCGGTTTGCCTGCGTAGCAACCGAGCTTGGAAGCGGCCGCGAGATCTGGCTGCACGAGGGTAGCGTTTCCGCCGCCGTGCGGGCCTCGATCGCGCTGCCGGGGTTGATGACGCCGGTCCTCTATCGGGGCAAGGTGCTGGTCGACGGCGGCTTGGTCAATCCGGTGCCGGTTTCTCTGTGCAGGGCGATGGGGGCGGATCTCGTCATTGCGGTGGATCTGGGGTCCGACATGGTCGGGCGGGCGTGGAAGCACGCCGCGGTAGAGCCGGCTCCCATCGAGGAAACCGAGAGCGGCTGGAGCGACCGCCTTCTGGCGCGCTTTCGTTTCGGGGCGGCCGCCGGACCCAATTCGGCAGTCGAGGCCAATCTGCCCTCGCTCATCACGGTGCTCAGTTCCAGCATCAACGTCATGCAGGTGCGGATTGCCCGCAGCCGGCTCGCGGGAGAGCCGGCGGATGTGCTGGTTTCGCCGCGGGTCGGCCAGTTGGGGCTGCTCGACTATCACCGCGCGGCGGAAGCGATTGCGGAGGGGGAGGCCGCAGTGGCCCGGGTTCGCCCCTTGCTTGACTATGCGCTCGGGAGGGCGGGGTCGGCTTAA
- a CDS encoding FAD-binding oxidoreductase produces MDRIVEELIGIVGEANVLTTADDMAPYLTDWRGRYRGHARAVVRPAATAEVSAVLAACHAAAVPVVPQGGNTGLCGGATPSEAGVAVVLSLTRMNRIRSLDPDNNTVAVEAGCTLAALQEAAAAAERLFPLSLASEGSCTIGGNLSTNAGGVQVLRYGNTRELTLGLEVVLPDGRIWDGMRGLRKDNTGYDLKHLFIGAEGTLGVITAAVLKLFPAPRGFATAWAAVSDPAAAVRLLGRLRHHCGDRISAFELVGRPALDLVLKHIPGARDPFSAPTQWAVLIELSDSLEGEGLAETLAGALGAEMEAGLVLDAVVASSLGQAQTLWALRENISEAQRIEGVSIKHDVSVPVSRIAEFLERADVSLKSQWPGVRIVAFGHIGDGNLHYNLSRSETDDNASFIARTEDVNRIVHDLVDALGGSISAEHGLGQLKRAEIRRYKSTVEMDMMEAIKNAFDPSRLMNPGKVL; encoded by the coding sequence ATGGACAGGATCGTAGAGGAACTGATCGGTATCGTCGGCGAGGCGAATGTCCTTACCACCGCCGACGACATGGCGCCTTATCTGACCGACTGGCGCGGCCGCTACCGCGGCCATGCGCGCGCGGTGGTCAGGCCGGCTGCAACGGCTGAAGTGAGCGCCGTTCTGGCGGCGTGCCATGCGGCCGCGGTGCCCGTCGTTCCTCAGGGCGGCAACACCGGTTTGTGTGGCGGGGCAACGCCTTCGGAGGCGGGAGTGGCGGTCGTGCTCAGCCTGACCAGGATGAACCGCATCCGCTCCCTCGATCCGGACAACAACACCGTGGCGGTCGAAGCTGGCTGCACCCTTGCTGCGCTCCAGGAGGCCGCGGCGGCAGCGGAGCGGCTGTTCCCCTTGTCGCTGGCGTCGGAGGGCAGTTGCACCATTGGCGGAAACTTGTCCACCAACGCCGGCGGGGTGCAGGTGCTGCGCTACGGAAATACGCGCGAACTGACGCTGGGGCTCGAGGTGGTGCTGCCGGACGGGCGGATCTGGGACGGGATGCGAGGCTTGCGCAAGGACAACACGGGCTATGACCTCAAGCACCTTTTCATTGGCGCCGAGGGAACCTTGGGTGTGATCACCGCCGCAGTGCTGAAGTTGTTTCCCGCGCCCCGCGGGTTTGCGACGGCCTGGGCTGCCGTGTCCGACCCTGCTGCAGCGGTCCGTCTGCTTGGACGCCTGCGCCATCACTGCGGTGACCGAATCAGCGCTTTCGAACTCGTGGGGCGGCCGGCACTCGATCTCGTGCTGAAGCACATCCCCGGGGCTCGTGATCCCTTCAGTGCGCCCACCCAGTGGGCTGTTCTGATCGAACTGAGCGACAGCCTCGAGGGAGAGGGGCTGGCCGAGACCCTCGCCGGCGCATTAGGGGCCGAGATGGAGGCCGGGCTGGTCCTCGATGCGGTCGTCGCGTCCAGCCTTGGGCAGGCCCAGACGCTGTGGGCGCTGCGTGAAAACATCTCGGAAGCGCAGCGCATCGAAGGCGTGAGCATCAAGCACGACGTGTCGGTGCCGGTGAGCCGGATCGCCGAGTTTCTTGAGCGGGCGGATGTCAGCCTCAAATCGCAGTGGCCCGGGGTGCGCATCGTGGCATTCGGTCACATCGGTGACGGCAATCTGCACTACAACCTTTCACGTAGTGAAACCGACGACAACGCCTCGTTCATCGCCCGCACCGAGGACGTCAATCGGATCGTCCATGATCTGGTCGATGCCTTGGGCGGTTCGATTTCCGCCGAGCACGGCCTGGGACAGCTCAAGAGAGCGGAGATCCGCCGTTACAAGAGTACGGTCGAGATGGACATGATGGAGGCAATAAAGAATGCCTTCGATCCGTCGCGCCTGATGAATCCCGGAAAGGTGCTTTGA